A window of Kiritimatiellia bacterium contains these coding sequences:
- a CDS encoding glycosyltransferase family 2 protein, translating into MISGKKVTVVMPAYNAARTLEQTVRALDRAVVDDIIVVDDCSTDETVARAKELGLFVRRHDRNLGYGGNQKSCYRLALGRGADIVVMVHPDYQYDPRLVPAMAHMIASDLYDVVLGSRILGGGTLAGGMPLHKYVANRMLTAFQNILTGQKLSEYHTGYRAFSRKVLETLPLEENSNDFVFDNQMLCQAAAFGFRLGELSCPTKYFAEASSINFRRSVIYGLGVVRSTLQLFLHRHGVKDERLFGPRGRKLVP; encoded by the coding sequence ATGATCAGCGGAAAAAAAGTGACGGTCGTCATGCCCGCGTACAACGCGGCGCGGACGCTGGAGCAGACGGTCCGGGCGCTCGACCGGGCGGTCGTGGACGACATCATCGTCGTGGACGACTGCAGCACCGACGAGACGGTCGCGCGGGCGAAGGAGCTTGGCCTGTTTGTGCGCCGCCACGACCGGAACCTGGGCTACGGCGGCAACCAGAAGAGCTGCTACCGGCTGGCGCTCGGGCGCGGCGCGGATATCGTCGTGATGGTTCATCCGGACTACCAGTACGACCCGCGCCTCGTGCCGGCCATGGCGCACATGATCGCCTCGGACCTGTACGACGTGGTGCTGGGCTCGCGGATCCTGGGCGGCGGGACCCTGGCGGGGGGCATGCCCCTGCACAAGTACGTCGCGAACCGGATGCTGACCGCGTTCCAGAACATCCTGACCGGCCAGAAGCTCTCCGAGTACCACACGGGCTACCGGGCGTTTTCGCGGAAGGTCCTCGAGACCCTGCCGCTGGAGGAGAACTCGAACGACTTCGTGTTCGACAACCAGATGCTGTGCCAGGCGGCGGCCTTCGGGTTCCGCCTGGGAGAGCTGTCGTGCCCCACGAAGTACTTCGCGGAGGCGTCCTCGATCAACTTCAGGCGTTCCGTGATTTACGGCCTGGGCGTCGTGCGCAGCACGCTGCAACTGTTTCTCCACCGGCACGGGGTGAAGGACGAGCGGCTGTTCGGGCCCCGCGGGAGAAAGCTTGTCCCGTGA
- a CDS encoding class I SAM-dependent methyltransferase — MNAPSEASPCPLCAQPRGVEALECRDSRGVMRSYRYCAACGGYSLDPLPSPGELAAMYDEAYYGSGERKLPALLDAVRNLALRRRAARVARWLGRRGRILDVGCGDGRFLAHMQALGFEIMGLELPGIALERARKRTGAPLREGPLAPGMFPDRSFDLITIWHVLEHVVDPRELLATCRALLKDDGRLVVEVPNLDSWQSRLGGAGAFNLDPPRHLHQLPPSALDRLVEETGFSVERRETLSLEMGVMGAMQTLLNHWLAPRDLLFDLLRSRFSCPGSTGAKAASVAWAPVLVVPATVFTMLEAAGGRGAVLRVVCRPR; from the coding sequence GTGAACGCCCCCTCGGAGGCCAGTCCCTGTCCCCTGTGCGCGCAGCCGCGCGGAGTGGAGGCCCTCGAATGCCGGGACAGCCGGGGCGTGATGCGATCCTACCGGTATTGTGCGGCCTGCGGGGGGTACAGCCTGGACCCCCTGCCCTCGCCCGGCGAGCTGGCCGCGATGTACGACGAGGCGTACTACGGCTCCGGGGAGCGCAAGCTCCCCGCCCTGCTGGACGCCGTGCGCAACCTGGCCCTGCGGCGCCGGGCCGCCCGGGTTGCCCGATGGTTGGGGCGGCGCGGCCGGATCCTCGACGTGGGTTGCGGGGACGGCCGGTTCCTGGCCCACATGCAGGCGCTGGGGTTCGAGATCATGGGCCTCGAGCTGCCGGGGATCGCCCTGGAACGGGCCCGGAAGCGGACGGGCGCGCCGCTGCGCGAGGGGCCGCTCGCGCCCGGCATGTTCCCCGACCGCTCGTTCGACCTCATCACGATCTGGCATGTCCTCGAACACGTCGTCGATCCGCGGGAACTCCTGGCGACCTGCCGCGCCCTGCTGAAGGACGACGGGCGGCTGGTGGTCGAGGTGCCGAACCTGGACAGCTGGCAGAGCCGGCTCGGCGGGGCGGGGGCGTTCAACCTGGATCCGCCGCGGCACCTGCACCAGTTGCCCCCGAGCGCGCTCGACCGGTTGGTCGAAGAAACCGGTTTTTCCGTCGAACGTCGCGAAACCCTGTCCTTGGAAATGGGTGTCATGGGCGCGATGCAGACGCTGCTGAATCACTGGCTTGCGCCCCGGGATTTGCTGTTCGACCTGCTGCGCTCGCGGTTTTCCTGCCCGGGATCGACGGGCGCCAAGGCGGCGTCCGTGGCGTGGGCCCCGGTCCTGGTCGTGCCGGCGACGGTCTTTACGATGCTGGAGGCGGCCGGCGGTCGCGGCGCGGTGTTGCGGGTGGTCTGCCGGCCGCGGTAA
- the rffA gene encoding dTDP-4-amino-4,6-dideoxygalactose transaminase, with amino-acid sequence MTPYRILFNRPDPIGAELEYLAEAARSGQISGDGSFTRRCHALLEREPGAKKALLTTSCTHALEMAALLLDIRPGDEVIVPSFTFVSTVNAFVLRGAKPVFADIRPDTLNLDERALPALITPRTRALVVVHYAGVGCEMDAILALARERGLPVIEDNAHGLFGQYRGRGLGTLGALATQSFHETKNFSCGEGGALLINDERYIERAEIIREKGTDRSRFFRGQVDKYSWVDIGSSYLLSDLLAAFLFAQLERREEIQARRKAIWETYRTNLADWSASVGARLPVIPDHCRQAWHMFYLLMPSLAARQRLIAHLKQRGIMSVFHYLPLHLSPMGRRFGGRPGACPVTEDISDRLLRLPFYNSLAASDQDQVIEAVRSFDPGRGE; translated from the coding sequence ATGACGCCCTATCGAATACTGTTCAACCGCCCCGATCCGATCGGCGCCGAACTGGAGTACCTGGCTGAAGCGGCCCGGTCGGGCCAGATTTCCGGGGACGGGTCGTTCACGCGCCGTTGCCACGCGCTGCTGGAGCGCGAACCGGGCGCGAAAAAGGCGCTCCTGACCACCTCCTGCACCCACGCGCTGGAAATGGCGGCGCTGCTCCTGGACATCCGGCCGGGCGACGAGGTCATCGTGCCGTCGTTCACCTTCGTGTCCACCGTCAACGCCTTCGTCCTGCGCGGCGCGAAGCCGGTGTTCGCCGACATCCGGCCCGACACGCTCAACCTGGACGAGCGCGCGCTGCCGGCGCTGATCACTCCGCGGACCCGGGCCCTCGTGGTCGTGCACTACGCGGGCGTCGGCTGCGAGATGGACGCGATCCTGGCCCTCGCGCGGGAACGCGGCTTGCCGGTCATCGAGGACAACGCGCACGGTCTCTTCGGCCAGTACCGGGGACGCGGGCTGGGCACGCTGGGCGCGCTGGCGACCCAGAGCTTCCACGAGACCAAGAACTTCTCCTGCGGCGAGGGCGGGGCCCTGCTGATCAACGACGAGCGCTACATCGAGCGGGCGGAGATTATCCGCGAGAAGGGCACCGATCGCAGCAGGTTTTTCCGCGGGCAGGTGGACAAGTACTCCTGGGTGGACATCGGCTCCAGCTACCTGCTGTCGGACCTGCTGGCGGCGTTCCTCTTCGCCCAGTTGGAGCGGCGCGAGGAAATCCAGGCCAGGCGAAAGGCCATTTGGGAGACCTATCGGACGAATCTGGCGGATTGGTCCGCATCGGTCGGCGCTCGCTTGCCCGTCATCCCGGATCATTGCCGGCAGGCCTGGCACATGTTTTATCTCCTGATGCCTTCGCTGGCGGCGCGACAGCGGCTGATCGCGCACCTCAAGCAGCGCGGCATCATGAGCGTGTTTCACTACCTGCCGCTGCACCTGTCGCCGATGGGCCGGCGCTTCGGGGGCCGGCCGGGCGCTTGCCCGGTCACCGAGGACATCAGCGACCGGCTGCTGCGCCTGCCCTTCTACAACAGCCTGGCCGCGTCCGACCAGGACCAGGTCATCGAGGCGGTGCGCTCCTTTGATCCAGGACGCGGCGAATGA
- a CDS encoding GNAT family N-acetyltransferase, producing MPGDEQPLCRFLEWDTAFFGCRVARVVPERLDAAGAKAVLAWARAERIACLYFLADTADAASLAVAEDHGFRCVDIRVTLDREVERRPTEAGEAGGPAVRPGRASDLDALVPIARGAHTDTRFFADPHFERERCAALYETWLRQGFSGGAEAVLVFEHEGRAAGYVSCHLRSAGEGQIGLLGVGAQARGRGGGRGLVRAALRWFGAQGCRQVSVVTQGRNIPAQRLYQGCGFKTGRAQAWHHLWMADLDRKV from the coding sequence ATGCCCGGCGACGAACAACCCTTGTGCCGGTTCCTGGAATGGGACACGGCCTTCTTCGGTTGCCGCGTGGCCCGGGTCGTGCCGGAGCGGCTCGACGCCGCCGGCGCGAAAGCCGTCCTGGCGTGGGCGCGGGCGGAGCGGATCGCCTGCCTCTACTTCCTGGCCGACACGGCGGATGCCGCGAGCCTGGCCGTTGCGGAGGACCACGGGTTCCGCTGCGTGGATATCCGGGTCACCCTGGACCGCGAGGTCGAGCGGCGGCCCACCGAGGCCGGCGAGGCGGGCGGGCCGGCCGTGCGTCCCGGCCGGGCCTCCGACCTGGACGCGCTGGTGCCGATCGCGCGCGGGGCGCATACCGACACGCGGTTTTTCGCCGACCCGCATTTCGAGCGCGAGCGCTGCGCGGCCCTCTACGAGACCTGGTTGAGACAGGGCTTTTCGGGCGGCGCCGAGGCTGTCCTGGTTTTCGAGCACGAAGGCCGCGCGGCCGGCTACGTCTCCTGCCACCTGCGAAGCGCCGGGGAGGGGCAGATCGGCCTGCTGGGCGTCGGCGCGCAGGCCCGCGGCCGCGGCGGCGGCCGGGGCCTGGTGCGGGCGGCCCTGCGCTGGTTCGGCGCGCAGGGATGCCGCCAGGTTTCCGTGGTGACCCAGGGCCGCAATATCCCGGCCCAGCGCCTGTACCAGGGCTGCGGCTTTAAAACCGGCCGGGCGCAGGCCTGGCATCATTTGTGGATGGCCGATCTGGATCGGAAGGTGTGA
- a CDS encoding methyltransferase domain-containing protein, producing MANFQPMKDRFLMVLRENVALLGVGGRFLDFGCGRGDVSEVLIREPAMAGGTAYDLAVDAEQQKRSGAREGGKTLKYASRLSEEETGLDLALLFDVIEHVPVPGALLREIERRVRPGGWLVVTVPYNPHEWGVDDDFYGHLRRLSMRGIVSMLEQSGWSVIRVLDPSFPTFWLIRRVYLWTRRFMKLPVPGHDGPTGNDLQRTLASSRQSAWDTGGVMQRVLSYGVMPWRLIRKFDLYFESVYKGFELFVVCQRRRSSPACGVCGHGRFSYHRFFQRYSLQRCSYCRTEQILPETDDASAPPPSPAGPMPGPGGVLLRRWRTRRLEALCRRAPRPASLFVVSRHGAQDVETARLAPAADVRTSTLGEWLARGPEEGRRYGILALFHVFEHVRETAEALEALDRSVEPGGWVMIEYPNSRSWLKRLFRWRWFGYDPPHHRHVIDAQALADQMGLRNYRLLGERHFIPVFLPGLCPDPGQRVDAVPAGCLVPLDSRMPDRSARAVLGLGVGAPGGAVRSAVPGLPAAGLAVPRGLRGPASLSPHGYRGVT from the coding sequence ATGGCGAACTTCCAGCCCATGAAGGACCGGTTCCTGATGGTCCTGCGCGAGAACGTCGCCCTGCTGGGGGTGGGGGGGCGGTTCCTGGATTTCGGGTGCGGACGGGGCGACGTCTCCGAGGTGCTGATCCGCGAACCGGCCATGGCCGGCGGCACCGCGTACGACCTGGCCGTCGACGCGGAGCAGCAGAAGCGTTCGGGCGCGCGCGAGGGCGGCAAGACGCTGAAGTATGCCTCCCGGTTATCCGAGGAGGAGACCGGCCTGGACCTGGCGCTGTTGTTCGACGTCATCGAGCATGTCCCGGTGCCCGGGGCCCTGCTGCGGGAGATCGAGCGGCGCGTCCGGCCGGGCGGGTGGCTGGTGGTGACCGTCCCGTATAACCCGCATGAGTGGGGCGTGGACGACGATTTCTACGGGCACCTGCGTAGATTGAGCATGCGGGGCATCGTGTCCATGCTCGAGCAGAGCGGGTGGAGCGTGATCCGCGTGCTCGATCCCTCCTTTCCGACCTTCTGGCTGATCCGCCGGGTCTACCTGTGGACGCGGCGCTTCATGAAACTGCCCGTGCCGGGCCACGACGGGCCGACGGGCAACGACCTGCAGCGGACCCTCGCGTCCTCGCGGCAGAGCGCCTGGGATACCGGCGGGGTGATGCAGCGGGTGCTGTCGTACGGCGTCATGCCGTGGCGTCTCATCCGCAAGTTCGATTTGTATTTCGAGTCCGTGTACAAGGGCTTCGAGCTGTTCGTCGTCTGCCAGCGGCGGCGGTCCTCCCCGGCGTGCGGCGTGTGCGGCCACGGGCGCTTTTCCTATCATCGTTTCTTCCAGCGCTACAGCCTTCAGCGGTGCTCCTACTGCCGGACGGAACAGATTCTGCCCGAAACGGACGATGCGTCCGCCCCGCCGCCTTCCCCCGCGGGCCCGATGCCCGGGCCGGGCGGGGTCCTGTTGCGCCGGTGGCGTACCCGGCGCCTGGAGGCGTTGTGCCGGCGCGCGCCCCGGCCGGCCTCGCTGTTCGTGGTGTCGCGGCACGGGGCGCAGGACGTGGAGACGGCGCGCCTGGCGCCCGCCGCGGACGTGCGGACGAGCACCCTCGGGGAGTGGCTGGCCCGGGGTCCGGAGGAGGGGCGGCGGTACGGCATCCTGGCGCTGTTCCACGTGTTCGAGCATGTTCGGGAAACCGCGGAGGCCCTGGAGGCCCTGGACCGGAGCGTCGAGCCCGGGGGCTGGGTGATGATCGAGTATCCCAACAGCCGTTCCTGGTTGAAGCGGCTGTTCCGCTGGCGGTGGTTTGGATACGACCCGCCCCATCACCGCCACGTGATTGACGCCCAGGCCCTGGCGGACCAGATGGGCCTTCGCAATTACCGGCTGCTGGGCGAACGGCACTTCATCCCGGTATTCCTTCCTGGTCTTTGCCCAGACCCTGGTCAACGCGTTGATGCCGTTCCAGCGGGATGCCTTGTACCATTGGATTCGCGGATGCCGGATCGGTCCGCTCGAGCGGTTCTGGGCCTGGGTGTCGGCGCCCCTGGCGGCGCTGTGCGTTCCGCTGTTCCTGGTCTACCAGCCGCTGGCCTCGCTGTTCCGCGCGGGCTGCGTGGTCCGGCAAGTCTTTCGCCGCACGGATATCGTGGAGTGACATGA